A portion of the Treponema rectale genome contains these proteins:
- a CDS encoding acyl carrier protein, with amino-acid sequence MTHDELFSKVKEILVKDFEIDEADVVPEAHLVNDLDLDSIDFIDLVVKTKEFIPGRIDPEIFKSVRTVEDAVTTLLPYTEQ; translated from the coding sequence ATGACTCATGACGAATTGTTTTCAAAAGTTAAGGAAATTCTTGTAAAGGATTTTGAAATTGATGAAGCAGATGTTGTTCCTGAAGCACATCTTGTTAATGATCTTGATCTGGATTCCATTGATTTTATTGATCTTGTTGTAAAAACAAAGGAATTTATTCCTGGAAGAATTGATCCTGAGATTTTTAAATCTGTCCGCACTGTAGAAGATGCAGTAACGACACTTCTTCCTTATACGGAGCAGTAA
- a CDS encoding phosphopantetheine-binding protein produces MDELKQQIKEVIIDSLDLEDVKPEDIIDSEPLFGSGLGLDSIDALELGVALKKKFGVKFSSESADNKKHFASVNALAEYISAEKAKA; encoded by the coding sequence ATGGACGAATTAAAACAGCAGATAAAGGAAGTAATTATTGATTCTCTGGATCTTGAAGATGTAAAGCCGGAAGATATCATTGATTCAGAACCATTGTTCGGTTCTGGACTGGGACTTGATTCTATTGATGCTCTTGAACTTGGTGTAGCTCTTAAGAAGAAGTTTGGCGTAAAGTTCTCTTCGGAAAGTGCAGATAATAAAAAACATTTTGCTTCTGTAAATGCACTGGCAGAATACATTTCTGCAGAAAAAGCTAAGGCGTAA
- a CDS encoding beta-ketoacyl-ACP synthase codes for MTFTRPDGKRRVVVTGGGMLSALGDDWTEVFENLKALKNKIIYMKDWDVYEGMNTRLACPYTKELPSFPRKKIRGMGRVALLSLLATERAFECAGLKKEDGELVEELHNGRTGIAYGSCMGSMDSILDMFSMITGNDVSKINSQTYIKCMPQTCAANLSVYYALRGRIITTNTACTSGSQSIGYAYEAIANGIQDIMVAGGAEELIPPDAAAFDAMGATAYDNEHPQEEPKPFDVKRDGLVIGEGAGSLILEDMEHAVKRGAKIYAEVAGFGTNCDGTHITNPNAETMAEALRLAIKDAGISSDDIGYVNAHGTSTAAGDIAETKATFSVFNRAVPISSTKSYIGHTLGACGCVEAWITINMMNEGWFHPTLNLSEVDGNCGELDYIKGEGRQIKTDYVMSNNFAFGGVNTSLIFKRTE; via the coding sequence ATGACATTTACTCGCCCTGATGGAAAACGTCGTGTTGTTGTTACTGGTGGCGGAATGCTTTCAGCATTAGGTGATGACTGGACTGAAGTTTTTGAAAACCTTAAGGCATTAAAAAATAAAATCATTTATATGAAGGACTGGGATGTTTATGAAGGAATGAATACACGTCTTGCCTGTCCTTATACAAAGGAACTTCCTTCTTTTCCAAGAAAAAAAATCCGCGGTATGGGACGTGTTGCTCTTCTTTCTCTTCTTGCTACTGAAAGAGCATTTGAATGTGCCGGATTAAAAAAAGAAGACGGTGAACTTGTTGAAGAACTTCATAATGGAAGAACGGGAATTGCATACGGAAGCTGTATGGGCAGCATGGATTCCATTCTTGATATGTTCAGCATGATTACCGGAAACGATGTTTCTAAAATTAATTCTCAGACTTACATAAAGTGCATGCCTCAGACATGTGCGGCCAACTTAAGCGTGTATTATGCCCTCAGGGGAAGAATCATTACTACAAATACTGCATGTACTTCAGGCAGTCAGTCCATAGGATATGCTTACGAAGCAATTGCAAACGGCATTCAGGACATTATGGTTGCCGGCGGAGCAGAAGAGCTTATTCCTCCTGATGCAGCAGCTTTTGATGCAATGGGTGCGACGGCATATGATAATGAACACCCTCAGGAAGAACCGAAACCTTTTGATGTAAAACGCGACGGACTTGTAATCGGAGAAGGAGCCGGTTCCCTTATTCTTGAAGATATGGAACATGCAGTTAAACGCGGTGCAAAGATTTATGCGGAAGTTGCCGGATTCGGAACAAACTGTGACGGAACTCATATCACAAATCCAAATGCAGAAACAATGGCTGAAGCTCTCAGACTGGCTATAAAAGATGCAGGAATTTCTTCTGATGATATCGGCTATGTAAATGCTCACGGAACCTCAACAGCTGCGGGAGATATTGCAGAAACTAAGGCTACGTTCAGCGTGTTTAACCGGGCAGTTCCTATAAGTTCCACAAAAAGTTATATAGGTCATACCCTGGGAGCCTGCGGATGTGTAGAAGCCTGGATTACCATAAATATGATGAATGAAGGCTGGTTCCATCCGACGCTGAATCTTTCTGAGGTTGACGGAAACTGCGGAGAACTTGATTATATAAAAGGTGAAGGCCGTCAGATAAAAACTGATTATGTTATGAGCAATAATTTTGCCTTTGGCGGTGTAAATACAAGCCTTATCTTTAAGCGTACGGAATAA
- a CDS encoding methyltransferase: protein MDKALYNDDTFKNDKIRAVDAKFEAQKIAFSPLTFQAVRALIETGLLQMIEDAGDEGISRTQLAEKSKISEYGVGVLCEMALGMDVLKFSKDTTDFHNEKFVLGKTGWMLLEDDLTKANFNFTNDICYQGAWDLLDSIKNSKPEGLKVFGTQWTTIYEALSTLPERAKKSWFDFDHFYSDIAFPEALPIVYAKKPKHLIDIGGNTAKWAIASCKFDSDVHVTIVDLPGQTAVAEKNAAAAGFADRISTCAGNILREETKLPSKPDAVWMSQFLDCFSLHQISKIAKKVYEAADENTNVYVLEPLWDKQHFTASSYSLQATSLYFTCMANGNSKMYRFQELVDAIEESGLELKTAHHNLGSNCYSLLVFNKKK, encoded by the coding sequence ATGGATAAAGCTTTATATAACGATGACACTTTTAAAAATGACAAGATTCGCGCTGTAGATGCAAAATTCGAAGCACAGAAAATCGCATTCAGCCCCCTTACTTTTCAGGCTGTACGTGCACTTATCGAAACAGGACTTCTTCAGATGATTGAAGACGCAGGAGATGAAGGAATTTCCCGCACACAGCTTGCAGAAAAATCAAAAATCAGTGAATACGGCGTAGGCGTTCTCTGCGAAATGGCACTGGGAATGGACGTACTTAAATTCAGTAAAGATACAACTGATTTCCATAATGAAAAATTCGTTCTCGGAAAGACAGGATGGATGCTTCTTGAAGACGATCTTACAAAAGCAAACTTTAATTTTACAAATGACATCTGCTATCAGGGAGCCTGGGACCTTCTTGATTCAATAAAGAATTCAAAGCCTGAAGGTCTCAAAGTTTTCGGAACTCAGTGGACAACTATTTATGAAGCTTTATCGACACTGCCGGAACGTGCAAAAAAATCCTGGTTTGATTTTGATCATTTTTATTCAGACATAGCATTTCCGGAAGCACTTCCTATCGTATATGCAAAAAAACCGAAGCACCTCATTGATATCGGAGGCAACACTGCAAAGTGGGCAATAGCTTCCTGCAAATTCGACAGCGATGTTCACGTAACAATCGTTGATCTTCCGGGACAGACCGCAGTTGCAGAAAAAAATGCAGCCGCAGCCGGTTTTGCAGACAGAATCTCTACCTGCGCAGGAAACATTCTCAGGGAAGAAACAAAGCTTCCTTCAAAACCTGATGCCGTATGGATGAGTCAGTTTCTTGACTGCTTCTCCCTTCACCAGATTTCTAAAATTGCAAAAAAAGTATATGAAGCAGCTGACGAGAATACAAACGTTTACGTACTTGAACCTTTATGGGACAAACAGCACTTTACGGCAAGCTCATATTCCCTTCAGGCAACTTCCCTCTATTTTACCTGCATGGCAAACGGAAACTCAAAAATGTACCGTTTCCAGGAACTGGTAGACGCAATTGAAGAATCCGGACTTGAATTGAAGACCGCACACCACAATCTCGGATCAAACTGCTATTCACTGCTGGTATTCAACAAGAAAAAATGA
- a CDS encoding 3-hydroxylacyl-ACP dehydratase: MTDDALPQQMDRSMIEKLLPHKGKMFLQDRITSYDPEANIICTEFDVKEDCIFYDVAAGGIPGWASFEIMAQGISALASIKRILRHDMTPPKSGVVLSVTDFSAAQSVFKKGEVLYMTVSEDCCVGNVYKYFCRLYLDRDKTDLKIQTNISVMEVDDIRGVLENNV, encoded by the coding sequence ATGACTGATGATGCTTTACCTCAGCAGATGGACAGAAGCATGATAGAAAAACTTCTTCCTCATAAAGGAAAAATGTTTCTGCAGGACAGGATAACTTCTTATGATCCTGAGGCTAATATTATCTGTACTGAATTTGACGTAAAGGAAGACTGTATTTTTTATGACGTGGCTGCAGGTGGAATACCGGGATGGGCTTCATTTGAAATTATGGCTCAGGGAATTTCTGCCCTTGCATCAATAAAGCGTATTCTGCGTCATGATATGACTCCACCTAAATCCGGAGTTGTTTTAAGCGTTACGGATTTTTCAGCAGCACAGTCTGTTTTTAAAAAGGGTGAAGTACTTTATATGACTGTCAGTGAAGACTGCTGTGTTGGAAACGTATATAAATATTTCTGCAGGCTTTATCTTGATAGAGACAAAACTGATTTGAAAATTCAGACAAATATTTCTGTAATGGAAGTTGATGATATCAGAGGAGTATTGGAAAACAATGTGTGA
- a CDS encoding AMP-binding protein, translated as MKLFFKILFYVTAALYPVLIFTFLVILKLPVRILSLCIVGLALAFFIALTGKRSDKKKSSMSWKPMVSALLFMTAGIVCFLTNQTVFLKLYSVVISAMLLIVFSSTLFFGPNIIFRFALMGRKPVKNTVCEKMVEAYCKKVCIVWCFFFIINGSISVCTAFSQKLFGLTPAQADALWSVYNGGIFYVLMGILFTVEYIIRKMVDKKMPESFAFTKFKSSSRPDDFILCYEDKYSSGSYKTWKDFLIETSRMRNFLTSEKNKRVSEWILHCEDYWYFLVTFASLLQCKKTVHLTQNITESFLCEIKKDGYNFLTDQNVDAKFNADFIPDVIAETAESEDFRTIPSINNDDTQILMYTSGSTGKPKAVHQRMTEFEADNAFIISRWARDFLSRRLVTTVSQHHIYGFLFGISLPFSLGVPFRRKRIEFPEEFESLTDDKYIIIATPAFLKRTVEVEEKLPLDDCFIFTSGGACSPELSKKTLEVFGFCPLEVYGSTETSGIAYRQQSKDGLYFTPFDNAKIWKGEDGCLRIISPYIKDPEGFATADLVEIFDDGRFLLKGRSDSIVKIEEKRISMTEVENRILETKLVRDVKVVALEDRRQYLAAAIELNDEGMKKFEGQRKLVLNNYFHDFLTNYFENVVIPKKWRFVEKLPVDVQGKKHKDEIVKLFEKSEQD; from the coding sequence ATGAAATTATTTTTCAAGATTTTATTTTATGTAACTGCGGCTTTGTATCCGGTTCTTATTTTTACTTTTCTTGTTATTTTAAAATTGCCGGTGCGAATTCTGTCACTTTGTATTGTGGGACTTGCACTGGCATTTTTTATTGCACTTACAGGAAAACGCAGTGATAAAAAAAAGTCATCCATGAGCTGGAAACCGATGGTATCTGCCTTACTGTTCATGACTGCCGGAATAGTCTGTTTTTTAACTAATCAGACGGTTTTTTTAAAGCTGTATTCTGTAGTGATATCAGCAATGCTGCTGATTGTTTTTTCAAGCACACTGTTCTTTGGTCCCAACATCATATTCAGATTTGCACTGATGGGAAGAAAGCCTGTAAAAAATACTGTGTGTGAAAAAATGGTGGAAGCCTACTGTAAAAAAGTTTGTATAGTATGGTGCTTTTTTTTCATTATTAATGGAAGCATTTCTGTATGTACGGCTTTTTCTCAGAAACTTTTCGGTCTGACTCCGGCTCAGGCTGATGCTTTGTGGTCTGTATACAACGGTGGAATTTTTTATGTGTTGATGGGAATTCTTTTTACCGTGGAATATATTATCAGAAAAATGGTGGATAAAAAAATGCCTGAATCGTTTGCTTTTACAAAATTTAAGAGTTCTTCACGTCCTGATGATTTTATTCTCTGTTATGAAGATAAATATTCTTCAGGCAGTTATAAAACGTGGAAAGATTTTCTTATAGAAACTTCCCGCATGAGGAACTTCCTTACTTCAGAAAAAAATAAGAGGGTTTCTGAATGGATCCTTCACTGTGAAGATTACTGGTATTTTCTTGTGACGTTTGCTTCTCTTTTACAGTGTAAAAAAACTGTTCACCTTACTCAGAATATAACGGAAAGTTTTCTCTGTGAAATAAAAAAAGACGGCTATAATTTTTTAACGGATCAGAATGTTGATGCAAAGTTTAATGCGGATTTTATTCCTGATGTAATTGCAGAAACTGCTGAAAGTGAAGATTTCCGTACAATTCCTTCTATTAACAACGATGATACACAGATTCTCATGTATACTTCAGGTTCTACCGGTAAGCCGAAGGCTGTACATCAGCGCATGACTGAATTTGAGGCAGATAACGCTTTTATCATAAGCAGATGGGCCCGTGATTTTTTAAGCCGCCGTCTTGTAACCACAGTAAGCCAGCATCATATTTACGGCTTTCTTTTTGGAATAAGCCTTCCGTTTTCTCTTGGCGTTCCTTTCAGAAGAAAGAGAATAGAGTTTCCTGAGGAATTTGAAAGTCTGACTGATGATAAATATATCATAATTGCAACGCCTGCATTCCTTAAGAGAACTGTTGAGGTTGAGGAAAAGCTTCCTCTTGATGACTGTTTTATTTTTACATCAGGAGGCGCATGTTCACCGGAACTTTCTAAAAAAACTCTTGAAGTGTTCGGGTTCTGTCCTCTCGAAGTATATGGTTCAACAGAGACTTCCGGAATTGCATACAGGCAGCAGAGTAAGGATGGTTTGTATTTTACTCCTTTTGACAATGCAAAGATATGGAAAGGAGAGGACGGCTGTCTTAGAATTATTTCTCCTTATATAAAAGATCCTGAGGGGTTTGCTACAGCAGATCTTGTTGAGATTTTTGATGACGGCAGATTCCTGCTGAAGGGACGTTCTGATTCAATTGTAAAGATTGAAGAAAAACGCATAAGCATGACTGAGGTTGAAAACCGCATTCTGGAAACAAAACTTGTAAGGGATGTTAAGGTAGTTGCTCTGGAAGACAGACGTCAGTATCTTGCTGCTGCAATTGAATTGAATGATGAAGGAATGAAGAAGTTTGAAGGTCAGAGAAAGCTTGTTCTTAATAATTATTTTCATGATTTTCTTACTAATTATTTTGAAAATGTTGTCATCCCGAAAAAGTGGCGCTTTGTTGAAAAACTTCCTGTAGACGTACAGGGTAAAAAGCATAAGGATGAAATCGTTAAATTATTTGAAAAATCAGAGCAGGACTAA
- a CDS encoding DUF3261 domain-containing protein, which yields MIRKIVFCLSLCFVIAGFNSCTSSKLNKVYVTNTKKVPLLAPSSMNGSVECYEYFSGSFGEQSFAVTCYLTSDNEGMNILMLNDFGVQMGMIYYDGEAAGIESSILPDNFKSEYILLDIQNAYYDAEELKNHYKQYKLDFTKEVLSDGTEVRKVFSKKELIEEIRIFEKNISIKNYLRGYSYELTGADDE from the coding sequence ATGATTAGAAAGATTGTTTTTTGTCTGTCGTTATGTTTTGTAATTGCAGGTTTTAATTCCTGTACTTCATCTAAACTGAATAAGGTTTATGTTACAAACACAAAAAAAGTTCCTTTACTTGCGCCGTCTTCAATGAACGGCAGCGTAGAGTGTTATGAGTATTTCAGCGGTTCTTTCGGGGAGCAGTCTTTTGCAGTAACCTGTTATTTAACTTCCGATAATGAAGGAATGAATATTCTCATGCTGAATGATTTTGGTGTTCAGATGGGAATGATTTATTACGACGGAGAAGCTGCGGGAATTGAATCTTCAATCCTCCCTGATAATTTCAAAAGTGAATATATTCTTCTTGATATTCAGAATGCGTATTATGATGCGGAAGAATTAAAGAATCACTATAAGCAGTATAAACTTGATTTTACTAAGGAAGTTTTATCTGACGGAACAGAGGTTAGAAAAGTTTTCAGTAAAAAAGAGCTCATCGAAGAAATCAGGATTTTTGAAAAAAATATTTCCATAAAAAATTATCTCCGGGGATATTCCTATGAGCTTACTGGAGCAGATGATGAATAA
- a CDS encoding beta-ketoacyl synthase N-terminal-like domain-containing protein, whose protein sequence is MSLLEQMMNKVYLSAPALICSAGNDADEFWKRIVSGNRDGIKETETCTGKKFYAARIEESFLPEKASRFNMKIMRIEDAALEQLRGSVKKAMERYGTERTGVCVGSCDNGSEFSVAAHRVFFKDGKFPEDYSLEMQGADYVATYVKEKFGAEGPCLAFSTACSSSAGAAVKAAQLIKSGICDAVICGGVDIASDTVLLGFDSLEAVSSERTNPFSKNRSGITLGDGAAFFVMSRDNIFEDGMGIYLAGYGESADAYHMTSPDPSGEGAFISMKAALENAGLEEKDIGYVNLHGTGTKFNDSMEGKAVDKVFNGRKVLCSSTKSITGHTLGAAGSLELAACYMTLKNNSGKKNCILPCQVWDGERDEDIPELNFVTAGKEYVFDDEIKFCMSNSFAFGGSNVTLIIGRE, encoded by the coding sequence ATGAGCTTACTGGAGCAGATGATGAATAAAGTATATCTTTCTGCTCCTGCCCTTATCTGTTCTGCAGGAAATGATGCTGACGAATTCTGGAAGAGAATTGTTTCTGGTAATCGGGACGGAATAAAAGAAACGGAAACCTGTACCGGTAAAAAATTCTATGCTGCAAGAATTGAAGAATCTTTTCTTCCTGAAAAGGCTTCACGCTTTAATATGAAAATTATGCGTATTGAAGATGCTGCACTGGAACAGTTACGCGGTTCTGTAAAAAAAGCAATGGAGCGTTATGGAACTGAGCGGACGGGTGTGTGCGTAGGTTCCTGTGATAATGGAAGTGAGTTTTCCGTTGCTGCCCACAGAGTTTTTTTTAAGGATGGAAAATTTCCGGAAGATTACAGCCTTGAAATGCAGGGGGCTGATTATGTTGCAACCTATGTAAAAGAAAAGTTTGGAGCAGAAGGTCCCTGTCTTGCATTTTCTACTGCATGTTCTTCCAGTGCCGGTGCTGCCGTTAAAGCTGCCCAGCTTATAAAAAGCGGAATCTGTGATGCAGTAATCTGCGGCGGTGTTGATATCGCTTCTGATACTGTGCTTTTAGGTTTTGATTCTCTTGAAGCCGTATCTTCTGAAAGAACGAATCCTTTCAGTAAAAACCGGAGCGGTATTACTCTTGGTGATGGAGCTGCTTTTTTTGTCATGAGCCGTGATAATATTTTTGAAGACGGAATGGGAATATATCTTGCCGGATATGGCGAAAGTGCAGATGCTTACCACATGACAAGTCCGGATCCTTCTGGAGAAGGCGCCTTTATAAGTATGAAGGCTGCTCTGGAAAATGCAGGACTTGAAGAAAAAGATATTGGTTATGTAAATCTTCACGGTACTGGAACTAAATTCAATGATTCAATGGAAGGAAAGGCTGTAGATAAAGTTTTTAACGGCAGAAAAGTTTTGTGCAGTTCGACAAAATCCATAACGGGACATACTTTGGGTGCAGCCGGTTCTCTTGAACTTGCAGCCTGTTATATGACGCTTAAAAATAATTCCGGTAAGAAAAACTGCATCTTGCCCTGTCAGGTCTGGGATGGAGAAAGGGATGAAGATATTCCTGAATTAAATTTTGTAACTGCAGGAAAAGAGTATGTCTTTGATGATGAAATTAAATTCTGCATGTCGAATTCATTTGCATTCGGCGGATCTAATGTTACTTTGATAATAGGAAGGGAATAA
- a CDS encoding glycosyltransferase family 2 protein, which produces MKLCFVVPVYNHGSTLEDVVKSLLVFNCPVIVVDDGNGEPDKTLIKKCAELHKEVILVSYEKNKGKGSAVFAAVRRAHKEGFTHIFQVDSDGQHDIAKCREFIELSEKNPDAIICGYPEYDESVPAARKNGREFSNGWARVVSWRPDIKDVLCGFRLYPVKPFIRVLNFTPYINHRMGFDAEILVRMLWINTGLVNAGVHVTYPKDGVSNFKMVRDNVAISCTFARLCAGMIIRSPLLLVRLFIRKLFLTGKRNH; this is translated from the coding sequence ATGAAATTGTGTTTTGTTGTTCCGGTTTATAATCATGGTTCGACACTGGAGGATGTGGTAAAATCGCTTCTTGTTTTTAACTGTCCTGTAATTGTCGTTGATGACGGTAATGGAGAGCCGGATAAAACTCTGATAAAGAAATGTGCAGAGCTGCATAAAGAAGTGATTCTTGTAAGTTATGAAAAAAACAAAGGAAAAGGTTCTGCTGTTTTTGCAGCTGTAAGGCGTGCACATAAAGAAGGCTTCACTCACATTTTTCAGGTGGATTCTGACGGTCAGCATGATATTGCAAAGTGCCGTGAGTTTATTGAACTTTCAGAAAAAAATCCTGATGCCATAATCTGCGGTTATCCTGAATATGATGAGAGTGTTCCTGCTGCAAGAAAAAACGGACGGGAGTTTTCAAACGGATGGGCAAGAGTTGTAAGCTGGCGTCCTGATATAAAGGATGTGTTATGCGGTTTCAGGCTTTATCCGGTAAAACCTTTTATCAGGGTTTTAAATTTTACTCCTTACATTAATCACCGTATGGGATTTGATGCAGAGATTCTTGTACGCATGCTCTGGATAAATACAGGACTTGTTAATGCAGGAGTTCACGTTACATATCCTAAAGATGGCGTTTCTAATTTTAAAATGGTAAGGGATAATGTTGCCATATCATGTACTTTTGCAAGGCTTTGTGCCGGAATGATTATAAGATCGCCGCTTTTGCTTGTAAGGCTCTTTATACGGAAATTATTTTTAACTGGTAAACGGAATCATTAA
- the fabG gene encoding 3-oxoacyl-ACP reductase FabG — MCDNKIENCEQKKIIVTGASGGIGRAIAVECAKAGYYVICHYNRGKEKAEETLRIICENGGCGELIQFDITNREDCKVKLDELCEKHGALWGVVSNAGVNKDQTFVGLSGEEWDSVVHTNLDSFFNVVQPLAMPMCRKKKGRIITISSVSGVIGNRGQTNYSASKAGIIGATKALAVELASRNITVNAVAPGLIDTDMIKDSPLDMILPGIPMKRVGKPEEVAAAVVFLLSEGAAYITRQVINVNGGIA, encoded by the coding sequence ATGTGTGATAATAAAATAGAAAACTGCGAACAGAAAAAAATTATTGTTACAGGCGCTTCCGGCGGAATCGGAAGAGCTATTGCCGTTGAATGTGCAAAGGCCGGTTATTATGTTATCTGCCATTATAATCGTGGAAAAGAAAAGGCAGAAGAAACCCTGCGCATTATTTGCGAAAACGGCGGTTGCGGAGAATTGATTCAGTTTGATATTACAAACCGTGAGGACTGTAAGGTTAAACTGGATGAACTTTGTGAAAAACATGGTGCACTCTGGGGCGTTGTAAGCAATGCCGGCGTAAATAAAGACCAGACTTTTGTAGGCTTAAGCGGTGAAGAATGGGACAGTGTAGTTCATACAAATCTGGACAGTTTCTTTAATGTCGTTCAGCCTCTTGCCATGCCAATGTGCCGTAAAAAGAAGGGCCGCATCATAACTATTTCTTCTGTAAGCGGTGTAATCGGTAACAGGGGACAGACAAACTATTCTGCAAGTAAGGCAGGAATTATCGGTGCAACAAAAGCTCTTGCGGTAGAACTTGCAAGCCGTAACATTACAGTTAATGCTGTTGCTCCAGGACTTATAGATACAGACATGATAAAAGATTCTCCGCTGGACATGATTCTCCCGGGAATTCCTATGAAGCGCGTCGGAAAGCCGGAAGAAGTTGCTGCTGCTGTTGTATTTCTGTTAAGTGAAGGTGCCGCTTATATAACCAGACAGGTTATTAATGTAAACGGAGGCATTGCATGA
- a CDS encoding acyl-CoA thioesterase — translation MKKTEKQIEEEVVFNVEFYDVDSMKIVYHGKYVKYMEKARCALLNKIGYTYLDMDETGYSFPVVDIKLKYVRSLRFGDRARVKAILLEYENCLKIKYEIYNDKTGELTTRCESTQMVVEVATGETKFVCPDVFIERVRKLL, via the coding sequence ATGAAGAAGACTGAAAAGCAGATTGAAGAAGAAGTTGTCTTTAATGTTGAGTTTTACGATGTTGATTCCATGAAAATTGTTTATCACGGAAAATATGTAAAATATATGGAAAAAGCCCGCTGTGCCCTTTTGAATAAAATAGGATATACATATCTTGATATGGACGAAACAGGCTATTCTTTTCCTGTTGTGGATATAAAGTTGAAGTATGTCCGTTCCCTCCGTTTTGGTGACAGGGCCAGGGTAAAGGCAATTCTTCTTGAATACGAAAACTGCCTTAAGATTAAATATGAAATCTATAATGATAAGACCGGTGAATTAACAACCCGCTGTGAAAGTACACAGATGGTTGTAGAAGTTGCAACAGGAGAAACAAAATTTGTCTGTCCTGATGTTTTTATTGAAAGAGTAAGGAAGCTTCTGTAG
- a CDS encoding YhcH/YjgK/YiaL family protein yields MKDLNRIKELCPSAYDFIVNKAQSAEPGKYELENGAYVSVQEYTTKARIDAKYEAHKKFIDIQMVLSGQEIIAVAPLDKMTVKDEYNETKDVMFFVHNDECTDYLLQSGDFLILYPQDVHMPCVCVNEKSQVKKVVVKVPVAG; encoded by the coding sequence ATGAAGGATTTGAACAGGATTAAGGAACTTTGTCCATCTGCTTATGATTTTATCGTGAATAAAGCACAGTCAGCAGAACCGGGAAAGTATGAACTTGAGAACGGTGCATATGTGAGCGTACAGGAATATACGACTAAGGCCCGCATTGATGCAAAGTATGAAGCTCATAAAAAATTTATAGACATTCAGATGGTACTCAGCGGTCAGGAAATTATTGCCGTTGCACCTCTTGATAAAATGACTGTAAAAGATGAATACAACGAAACAAAAGATGTAATGTTCTTTGTTCATAATGATGAATGCACAGACTATCTTCTTCAGTCAGGAGATTTTTTAATTCTTTACCCTCAGGATGTTCACATGCCATGCGTATGTGTAAATGAAAAGTCTCAGGTAAAGAAGGTTGTCGTAAAGGTACCTGTTGCAGGATGA
- a CDS encoding hydroxymyristoyl-ACP dehydratase gives MEHHSIENEKVKSRTEDSVELEFLIPAECDFFDGHFPEFKLLPAVAQVQIVTRFASEYFNVPCTVSRAKRFKFLSPVLPDTQVILSLSVNKEKKSVSFSLAKKDGGCFSTGSYFYADAEMNKN, from the coding sequence ATGGAACATCATTCAATAGAAAATGAAAAGGTAAAGTCGCGCACAGAAGATTCTGTAGAACTGGAGTTTTTAATTCCGGCAGAGTGTGATTTTTTTGACGGACACTTTCCTGAGTTTAAGCTTCTTCCGGCTGTAGCTCAGGTTCAGATTGTGACAAGGTTTGCTTCTGAATATTTTAACGTTCCGTGTACTGTCAGCAGGGCAAAGAGATTTAAATTTTTAAGTCCGGTTCTTCCTGACACACAGGTTATTTTGAGTCTCTCTGTAAACAAAGAAAAGAAATCTGTATCATTTTCCCTTGCAAAAAAAGATGGCGGATGTTTTTCTACCGGATCTTATTTTTATGCTGATGCAGAAATGAATAAAAATTAA